Part of the Tetragenococcus koreensis genome, TCTTGTTCTTTATAAAGAACACTACCTGTAGTTGTTACATTGGGAATCAAATCATTCATGCGGTTTAAACAACGTAAAAAAGTTGACTTTCCGCAGCCAGATGGACCAATCAATGCAGTGATTTCACCTTCATTAAGAGTGAGATTAATTCCTTTTAAAGCTTCATTTTGACCATAATAAAGATGAAGATCTTTTGTAGATATAATTGTTTCTGCCATGGGTTTGTATCCTTTCCTTTTTCTTAACCAAAATGTCCAGAGACATAGTCTTCTGTCGCTTTTATTTTTGGTCGAGTAAAGACTTTACGTGTTACATCATACTCTAATACGTTTCCTAGATAAAAGAATGCAGTATAATCACTAATACGAGCTGCTTGCTGCATGTTATGAGTCACAATGACAACCGAATAATGTTCTTTTAGTTGTATCAACGTTTCTTCGACCGTCCCTGTTGAAATAGGATCTAAAGCACTAGCTGGTTCATCTAACAATAAAATATCGGGTTTCATCGCAATCGCTCGGGCAATACATAATCGTTGTTGTTGGCCACCAGATAAAGCTAAAGCACTTTTATGCAAAGAATCTTTGACCTGATCCCATAAAGCAGCTTGCTTTAAGCTTGTTTCGACAATTTCATCTAGTTTCTTCTTGTCTTTTTCTCCGTGACGTTGTAGTGCAAACGTAATGTTTTCATAAATTGATTTACTAAACGGATTAGGTTGTTGAAAAACCATCCCAATTCGCTTACGCATCTCATAAACGTCGACTTCTTTTGAATTTAAGTCTACATCTTTATACATGATTTTACCCGTCACTTTTGTGTTGGCAATTTCATCATTCATTCGATTTAAAGAACGTAGATATGTAGATTTCCCACATCCAGACGGACCAATCAAAGCGGTAATTTTATTTTTTTCAAATTCAAGATCGATACCTTTGATGGCTTCATTATTTCCATACCAAACATGTAAATCTTGCGTATTCAAAATAACATCGCGATCTTGCATTTCAAATATATTTCTATCTTGTAAGTTGTACTCTTCCATAATGGCTTGAACTCCCTTAGCTAAAAGCTAGTAAAATAATGGACAATCAGGCTGAAGTTAATCTTTTATATAATCTCTTACCTACAGCCCGTGCACTGAAATTAAAGAACAACACAGCGAGAATCAAAACAGCAGAAGCCCCTGCAGATACAGCATCGCCATCTGGCATGGTGCCTTCTGAATTAATTTTCCAAATGTGCACGGCCAATGTTTCTGCTTGACGGAACAAGCCAATCGGACTCGAAATACTGAGTGGATTCCAATTGGTAAAATCTAAAGCAGGAGCACTTTGACCCGCAGTGTAAATTAAAGCAGCCGCTTCACCAAAAATCCGGCCCGAGCTTAAGATCACACCGCTTAAAATACCTGGAGTAGCTGCTGGCAATACCACGTGCAATACGGTTTCCCAACGAGAAAGGCCTAACGCTAAGCCAGCTTCTCTTTGCGTATGGTGGATAGCATTGAGTGATTCTTCAATATTTCTCGTTAAAAGAGGTAAGTTGAAAAAGGTCAATGCTAAAGCACCAGAAATAATGGAAAATCCATATTGAAATTGTACTACGAAAATTAAAAATCCGAATAGACCAACAACTACAGAAGGCAAGGAACTCAATATTTCTACAGAAGTTCGTATAATGTCTGTCACCCAATTCTTTTTCGCATACTCAGATAAATAGATCCCTGAACCTAAAGAAATTGGAAGACTAATTAACATTGTAATAAGCAACAAATAAAAAGAATTAAACAACTGGATGCCAATACCGCCGCCTTCTTGATACGCCTTTGCTGGCTGGGTCAAAAATTCCCAGGAAATATGTGGCAACCCGCGAACAAGTATAAAAAGCAGTAAAAAAGCAAGAATCAAAACAAGAAATGCGGCAATAATATAAAGTATCGCTGTTGCGATTTTATCCCAACGTTTAGCTTTCATTACTTCATCGCTCCTTTCTTGCCGATTAAGCGGATCACAATATTAAAGATCAGAGACATCAATAGCAAAATTAAAGCAAGCGACCAAAGGACATTATTTTCAACCGTCCCCATAATCGTATTGCCGATTCCCATCGTTAGAATCGAGGTCAAGGTAGAAGCTGGCGTCACTAAACTAGTTGGCATCAATGCAGCATTACCAATAACCATTTGAATAGCTAAAGCTTCACCAAATGCCCGGGCCATTCCAAAAACTACTGCTGTTAAAATGCCTGGAATGGCCGCCCGCAGCACAACTTTATAGATTGTTTGCCAACGGGTTGCACCTAGAGCAAGTGAGGCCTCTCGATAATGACGAGGAACAGCTTTTAAAGCATCTACGGTCATAGTTGTAACTGTAGGTAAAATCATAACGAACAAAACAAAAGTACCGGCTAAAATACCAAAACCTGTGCCACCAAAAAGCGCACGAATAACCGGAACAATGATCGACAAACCGATAAAACCATAAACAACCGAAGGAATACCAACTAACAGTTCAATAACTGGTTGTAACAGTTTTTGTCCATTTTTAGGCGAAATTTCAACCATAAAGACGGCTGCTCCAATCGCAAACGGTGTTGCAACAATTGCCGATAAGAACGTCACCAGAAATGAACCAACAATCATTGGTAATGCCCCAACCATGGGTTGACCATCTGAACCAACTTGGCTAGGATTCCATTCTGTTCCAAATAAAAAGTCAAAGACATTTACTTTATCAACAAAAAATGTAGCCAAGCCTTTACTTGCTACAAAATAAAAAATGGATAAAACAACCAATACAATAATAGAAATACACAAGAAACTGATGATTTTCCCGCGTTGTTCTAGTTTGGACTTTTTCGACTTTTTGGTTAACACTTCTTTTACATTTTCCAAAAGGGTTCCTCCTTGTTCCTTATTACCTTTTTAGTCTAATCTTATGACATCAATTTTTAATGAAGGGACTGTAAAATTCACGCGAAGTTTGTAAAGTTTACGTAAAGCCTACTCCACAATGTCTCCGTTAGCATCACGTTCAACTTTCATTTGTGATACAGGAATATAACCTAATTGACCGACTAAATTTTTTTGTACATCATCTGAAAGAGTATAATCTAAAAATTCTTTGGTCAATCCTGTAGGCTCACCTTTTGTATACATGTGTTCATAAGACCAAATCGGCCAGTCATTGGTTGTTACATTTTCATCCGTAGGCTGGACACCGTCGATCGCTAAAACATCAACGTCATCAGTAACATATGAAAAAGCAATATAACTGATTGCTCCAGGTGTATCACTGACAATTTGTCTAACCATTCCGCTTGAATCTTGTTCTTGTGAAGCAATCGGATTTTCATCGTCAAGAATCCATTTTTCAAAAGTATCTCGAGTTCCACTGCCAGAAGCGCGATTCAAAATGACAATTTCCTGGTCATTTCCCCCGACTTCTTTCCAATTAGTAATCTTTCCTAAAAATATTTCTTTCAATTCATCTTTTGATAATTCATCAACGCCAATATCTTGGTTGACAATGGGCGTAATGCCAATAACCGCTACTCGATGGTCGACAAGTTGACTAGCGTCCACACCGCTTTTTTCTTCTGCAAACATATCTGAATTACCAATATCGACTGCTCCTGATTGGACTTGGCTTAAGCCCGTTCCACTACCGCCGCCTTGGACATTCACAAATTGCCCTGGGCGATCTTGTTGAAATTCTTCTGCCACTGTTTCCACTAAAGGCTGCAACGCAGAAGACCCAACTGCTGTAACAGATTCTCCTTGATCAATCCATTGACTGCAACCAGAAAGGATAATTGTAAAACCAAGAGTTAATAATCCTACTATCTTCTTTTTCATTAGAAGCTCCTTTATTAAATTTGTAACTTACAGTAAACGATCATTGCTTTATCCGTTATATAGAAAGCATGATCGCCTTTATTTTAGCATGTTTCTCGCTACTTAAAAACCTTAATTCTACTTCTATAAAAAGAAACCGCTACCCTTATTATTAGGCTGTGACAGGCACTAACAACAGAAGCGGTTTCTTATGTTTTCTATGATAACAGAACGAGTGGTAAAAAAGCTCTCTTTTACATCGTACAGTATTTTACTCCCTTTGTCTTATAAATTTGAATGGACTAACACATAAGATCGTTTGCTAATTAGTTGACTTATGATAAATTACAAACTACTATGAATGCATAAAATCGTTTCCAAAGAGACATTTATTCATGCTTGATGATAGAAATAAGAAGGAGGAGCAAAATGACAATACCAACATTTCAATTAACAGATGGAACGATCTTACCAGCAGTAGGATTTGGAACTGCAAATTTAAAGGGCGCTGAAGGCGTTCAGACACTAACGACTGCTATGCAAAATGGCTATCGGTTATTTGACACAGCGTACAACTATGAAAATGAGGGAACTCTGGGTCAAGCAATCAAAAAATCTAGCCTTACTCGAAAAGATTTATTAATTGCTTCTAAATTACCTGGACGTTCTCACCAATACCGTAAAGCTATTTCAGCTATTCAAGAATCGTTATATCGGACTGGGCTCGATTATTTTGACCTTTATCTTATTCATTGGCCCAATCCCAAGCGCGATGAATATGTAGAAGCATGGCAAGCAATGATTGATGCGCAGCGTTTTGGTCTTATCCGTTCGATTGGTGTTTCGAACTTTTTACCTGAACATTTAGAAAAATTAAAAAAAGAAACAGGCGTGCTTCCAGTGGTAAACCAGTTGGAATTGCATCCATTGTTTAGTCAAAAAGAACAACGAGAGTATCATAAGAAAAACCAAATTTTAACAGAAGCTTGGAGTCCATTAGGGGGTACTGACCATCAATTGGTTAGACCCGTTACCGAATTACCTTTATTAGTAGATTTAGCTAAAAAATACCATAAAAACGTGGGACAAATTATTTTACGTTGGGAATTTCAATTAGGCGTGCTTTCCTTACCTCTGTCACGTAATCCATTTAGACAAGTACAAAATCTTTCCCTTTTTGACTTTGAACTGACAAAGGAGGAAGTACAACAAATTATCGCGCTAGACCAAGAGGATGCTCGTGTTTCAGGACAAGATCCAAAGACCCATGAAGAATTATAATCGTTACAAAAACTAAACTAGCACGCTTCATTTGAACTTATATGTTTATTTTCTTAATAAGCATATAAGTTCAAATTTCTAGTGTCGTTACTAGTTTAATCGACGAGAAAAAAGCAGTTAGATGGTAATCTAACTGCTTTTGCACGTTCCTGAAACGATTTAAATTTTAACTCTAAATAATACTAGAATTTTAGGAAGCGGCGCATAGAAAAAGCGGAACCGATGGACCCGATCACAATACCTATAACCGCTAATAAAAGACTCATTTGCCAATTAAAGCTTCCCGGGCTTAGTAAACTATAATTGGAACGTTCTAAGATCGGATTAATTAACTCATAAGCTCGGTTGTAGACTGAATACATTAATATAATCGGTATAACTGAACCTAAGAGCCCAATCCAACCACCTTCAAGGAAGAAAGGCCAGCGGATGTAACCATTTTTAGCGCCAACCAAACGCATCACTTGGATCTCTTGCTTACGGGTTAGAATGGTCATTCGAATGGTATTAGAAATCAAGAAGATCGCAACGACAATAAGGACAATTGTACCGATTAACCCCCAAGTCCGTACGTTTTGAGCAATACTGAAAATTCGATCGGAAAGATCTTCACCATAAGAGGCTTCCTGAACATATTCAGTCATCCCATTAGCTTCTTCAGTAATCCCTTCTACGTATTGCGGATCATCTGCTCTGACAATAAAGACATCAAGCAGCGGATTATCTTGATCAAATAAGTCCCAAGAATCACCATAAGAGTTTTGTACTCTTTCTAATTCTTCATCCTTACTAGAAAAAGCAATTGAATCTACGTGAGGAATTTCTTCCAATTCTGCTCTTAATTCTTCTTTCTCGTCTTCATCTGCCTCGTAATTCACATAGACGGATACCTCAACATTGTTTTCCATATCTTGAGCTAATTTTACAGTATTTAAAATAATAACAAGAAACGCTCCTAATAAGGTTAACGTTATCGTCACGGCTGTAACAGACGAAACAGTCATCCATCCATTGCGACGTAAGCTTTTTAAGCTTTCTAAAACATGTTGGAAAAAATTCCTAAGCATCGTATCCATACTCTCCTTCCGCTTGGTCTCGAATGATTTTTCCATTCTCAATGGCAATCACACGGTGACGAATCGTATTTACAATGGTTCTATTATGTGTAGCCATTACAACGGTTGTTCCTTGAGCATTGATACGATCTAATAACTTCATAATTTCCCAAGAAATTTCAGGGTCTAAGTTTCCGGTAGGTTCATCAGCAATAACAACTTGCGGTGTATTTACAATCGCCCGTGCGATAGAAACACGTTGCTGTTCCCCGCCAGATAATTGATTAGGAAATACACGTGCTTTATGTTTTAAGCCAACCATATCTAATACATCCATAACCCTTTTTTTGATTTCTCTAGGTCTACGTCCGATAACTTGCATCGCATAAGCGACATTTTCATAAACTGTTTTTCTTTCTAGCAATTTATAATCTTGGAATACCACGCCAATTTCACGACGCAAATATGGCACTTCACGGTTTTTAATGTTCATCAAATCGTATTCAGCAACTTTCAAATCTCCGCCTGTTGGCTTTTCTTCACGATACATTAATTTGATAAACGTTGATTTACCAGCGCCAGAAGGACCAACAACATAAACAAACTCTCCTTGATCGATCGAAATCGAAAGGCCACGGATAGCTGCTGTACCATTCGGATACTTTTTGGTTACATCCTTCATTTCAATCATGGCTATCTCTCCTAAACATTTTTAATCATACCGAATCATTATAGCATGTAAATATTTCAATGAGTTTTCACTAAGTTACATTTTCTTTGCAATTCAATAACTTTTCTTAACCCGGTGCATTTAATTTCATTTTTAAATAAGCATCGATAAATTCATCAATTTGCCCATCCATTACCGCTTGCGTATTCCCTGTTTCATGATCATTTCGATGATCTTTAACCATTTGATAAGGGT contains:
- the pstB gene encoding phosphate ABC transporter ATP-binding protein PstB, producing MEEYNLQDRNIFEMQDRDVILNTQDLHVWYGNNEAIKGIDLEFEKNKITALIGPSGCGKSTYLRSLNRMNDEIANTKVTGKIMYKDVDLNSKEVDVYEMRKRIGMVFQQPNPFSKSIYENITFALQRHGEKDKKKLDEIVETSLKQAALWDQVKDSLHKSALALSGGQQQRLCIARAIAMKPDILLLDEPASALDPISTGTVEETLIQLKEHYSVVIVTHNMQQAARISDYTAFFYLGNVLEYDVTRKVFTRPKIKATEDYVSGHFG
- the pstA gene encoding phosphate ABC transporter permease PstA, giving the protein MKAKRWDKIATAILYIIAAFLVLILAFLLLFILVRGLPHISWEFLTQPAKAYQEGGGIGIQLFNSFYLLLITMLISLPISLGSGIYLSEYAKKNWVTDIIRTSVEILSSLPSVVVGLFGFLIFVVQFQYGFSIISGALALTFFNLPLLTRNIEESLNAIHHTQREAGLALGLSRWETVLHVVLPAATPGILSGVILSSGRIFGEAAALIYTAGQSAPALDFTNWNPLSISSPIGLFRQAETLAVHIWKINSEGTMPDGDAVSAGASAVLILAVLFFNFSARAVGKRLYKRLTSA
- the pstC gene encoding phosphate ABC transporter permease subunit PstC — translated: MENVKEVLTKKSKKSKLEQRGKIISFLCISIIVLVVLSIFYFVASKGLATFFVDKVNVFDFLFGTEWNPSQVGSDGQPMVGALPMIVGSFLVTFLSAIVATPFAIGAAVFMVEISPKNGQKLLQPVIELLVGIPSVVYGFIGLSIIVPVIRALFGGTGFGILAGTFVLFVMILPTVTTMTVDALKAVPRHYREASLALGATRWQTIYKVVLRAAIPGILTAVVFGMARAFGEALAIQMVIGNAALMPTSLVTPASTLTSILTMGIGNTIMGTVENNVLWSLALILLLMSLIFNIVIRLIGKKGAMK
- a CDS encoding phosphate ABC transporter substrate-binding protein PstS translates to MKKKIVGLLTLGFTIILSGCSQWIDQGESVTAVGSSALQPLVETVAEEFQQDRPGQFVNVQGGGSGTGLSQVQSGAVDIGNSDMFAEEKSGVDASQLVDHRVAVIGITPIVNQDIGVDELSKDELKEIFLGKITNWKEVGGNDQEIVILNRASGSGTRDTFEKWILDDENPIASQEQDSSGMVRQIVSDTPGAISYIAFSYVTDDVDVLAIDGVQPTDENVTTNDWPIWSYEHMYTKGEPTGLTKEFLDYTLSDDVQKNLVGQLGYIPVSQMKVERDANGDIVE
- a CDS encoding aldo/keto reductase, translating into MTIPTFQLTDGTILPAVGFGTANLKGAEGVQTLTTAMQNGYRLFDTAYNYENEGTLGQAIKKSSLTRKDLLIASKLPGRSHQYRKAISAIQESLYRTGLDYFDLYLIHWPNPKRDEYVEAWQAMIDAQRFGLIRSIGVSNFLPEHLEKLKKETGVLPVVNQLELHPLFSQKEQREYHKKNQILTEAWSPLGGTDHQLVRPVTELPLLVDLAKKYHKNVGQIILRWEFQLGVLSLPLSRNPFRQVQNLSLFDFELTKEEVQQIIALDQEDARVSGQDPKTHEEL
- the ftsX gene encoding permease-like cell division protein FtsX, translating into MLRNFFQHVLESLKSLRRNGWMTVSSVTAVTITLTLLGAFLVIILNTVKLAQDMENNVEVSVYVNYEADEDEKEELRAELEEIPHVDSIAFSSKDEELERVQNSYGDSWDLFDQDNPLLDVFIVRADDPQYVEGITEEANGMTEYVQEASYGEDLSDRIFSIAQNVRTWGLIGTIVLIVVAIFLISNTIRMTILTRKQEIQVMRLVGAKNGYIRWPFFLEGGWIGLLGSVIPIILMYSVYNRAYELINPILERSNYSLLSPGSFNWQMSLLLAVIGIVIGSIGSAFSMRRFLKF
- the ftsE gene encoding cell division ATP-binding protein FtsE; the protein is MIEMKDVTKKYPNGTAAIRGLSISIDQGEFVYVVGPSGAGKSTFIKLMYREEKPTGGDLKVAEYDLMNIKNREVPYLRREIGVVFQDYKLLERKTVYENVAYAMQVIGRRPREIKKRVMDVLDMVGLKHKARVFPNQLSGGEQQRVSIARAIVNTPQVVIADEPTGNLDPEISWEIMKLLDRINAQGTTVVMATHNRTIVNTIRHRVIAIENGKIIRDQAEGEYGYDA